The sequence GAGGCGGAAATTGGTGGACAGGCAGTTTCAGATACAGTCAATCAAATGACGTCCATTCATAAATCTGTTATCGAATCGAATGCCATTACTAAGTCGTTACATGAGCGATCGAAAGAAGTAAGCTCGATTTTGAATGTTATTACAGCAATAGCTGAACAAACAAATCTTCTTGCGTTGAATGCGGCGATTGAAGCAGCAAGAGCAGGTGAGCATGGGAAAGGATTTGCTGTTGTAGCTGATGAAGTACGTAAACTGGCTGAACAATCACAGAGTTCAGCAACAGAAATTTATGAAATTGTAGAAGGAATTCAAGTGGATACAGCAAATTCTGTTGAAATCATGGAGCAGATTACGACAAGTGTACAAGGGGGCGTGGATGTTTCGAACGAGGCTATTGAGAAATTCAATCATATCCTTCAAAGTTTGAAGGAAATCACGCCTCAAATGGAAGCAGTTTCGGCGACTGCGGAACAAGTTTCAGCTGCTGTTCAAGAAGTAACGGCAACGGCAAATGCTATAACGAGTAGTGCCCAAGGAAATGCAGCTGCTTCTCAACAAGTGGCAGCCTCTTCTGAAGAGCAGTTAGCTTCGATGGAGGAAATCAGTTCATCGGCTGAATCGTTATCCTTTATGGCTGAGGATTTAAAGGGGTTAATTTCAAAGTTTAAGTATTGATTTAACGTAATATTTCCCATAAGGAAATAAACAAACAGACGCATTATAACGAATTGGGACTATCACTTTGTCGATGAATCGACTGCTGTGATAGTTCCATTTTTTATTATAAAAATAATAGCGAACGACGTTGTATATTTACTAATGTTGGATTCATACTAAATATGAATTCCATGAAAGGAGCTAAGAAAAGTGGAGCCAGCACAAATGTTTCAAGGACAGCAATTACAGCAACTGCAACTACAACTTCGACAATTAGAACAGCAAATACAATTACATCTCCAGCAGCTACAGGAACCATGGCAAACAGGTCAACAGAATCAGCAACAAGAAAGCGCACAACCAGAATCAGCACAACCACAGGAGTCAGCACAACCAACATCACCACCGCAAACTCTACAACAGCAACCGCCAAGTAAAGAGAAACAGGCAGCTACTTACTTTACAGTCCCAGAGATGGTATCTACATTGGATATAGGATACCTACGGGAAATGCTAAGTTCGAATTTGCTTGCCGTAAAACAGTATCGACAGGATGCCGAAAATTGCCAACTACCCGATTTAAAACTTCAATTTAAGGAGGCAGGTCAAATGCATTTCCAGCAGTATAATAGCTTGTTGAACTTTTTAAGCGAAAATGGAGGAACTGTTACATGACTTTTTCAAAGAAAATTGAAAACCCACAGACACCACCAACTGAAAAATCAAAGTTTAGTGATCAAGAAATTTTGCGAGCTGCTCTTGCGACTGAAAGAAATTTATGTAATACCTATATAATTGCTATGCTCGGGGCAAGCCAAGAGAAATTATATAAACTCATTTTGGACATGCTTCAAAAGACATCTCAACAGCACCGGAAATTACTAGATTTACAATTCCAACATGGCTGGCTTTCGCTGACGCCAGCCCCAACAGAGGAAGTTAAAGCGATTGAACAGGAGTTTACGGCTGATGGACAGCAAATAAAATAATATATTAGTATAGCGATTCAAATAATCGTAAATAGAATTTCCTTGTGCTACAATTATGAATGTTCGATTGGGTTTTGATATCCAGTTGATGTGGGGATTCCAATTTCTTATTCGTTACACAAAAACACCTACTCCTCCACGAGTAGGTGTTCGAAGGTTAATTATTTGTGAATGATACTTGCATTGTATCATTAAGGTGTTACTTTAATAACTCCAACGGCACCTTTTGTAGCATGATTAAACTGATGTGTAACGAATGGATATTCCCCAGCTTCTGTAACAGTGAATTCAACAACAGCCCCACCACTTGCAGGGAGCATAACGGTTTGCATGCCTTTCATATGGTTGGCTGGATCAGGATTACCATCAATATAGACATCATCTAGAATTGTCCCGATAACGTGGAAAGAGCTTACTTCGTTTGGCCCCACGTTCATGACGTAAATACGAATTTTTTCACCAACTTTTGCAACAAGTGGTTGATTTTTCAAAGTGAATGTATCGCCGTTCGTATTGCGGTCTCCTTCATTTAATGCTTTTGTTGAGAAAACTACTTCGCTTGGTACGCCGTTCGTCATATCATCCATATCATTTTCTTTGTACCATTCATTTTGTACAATGACAAATTCTCGGTCGACTTCATGGTCAGTTGGATAACCGTTTTTTGGTTTGACGATAATTGTTCCGTGCATGCCGTTCGCAATATGCTCCAAAACGGGATCAGTCGCACAGTGATACATGAATACGCCAGGTCTATTCGCTGGATAAGTAAATGTTCCATCTTGATTTGGCATTACATCCGCAAACCCTACATTCGGTGCTACATGTACCGCATGAAAATCCATACTATGTGGAACCGCGGGGTCAATATTATCCAATGTAAAATTGACGAGATCTCCTTCGTCGACAACGAGGAGTGGTCCAGGTGCTTCTCCATTGAATGTCCAAGCCTTGTACATTTTACCTTTTGCAATTTCAATATCTGTAATTTGCGAAGTCATTTTAATATTGACTTCATGTTCTCCAATACGTTCAAATTCAACAGGGATGGGCGGTTGATTCAACCCTTCGTGTGGGGCGTATACTTTAACATCTGCTGTAGAACTTACCGACTCCACTTTAGCTTTCTCCACATCATCGACTGCTGCAGTCGATCCACAAGCCCCCAATATCATTGATACGGACAACATTGTTGCACCTACCGCCATGCCTTTTCTCATAATGAACCCTCCTTGATATTTTTACCAGATTCTATCTGATACCTACATCATAGGTGGGAGATACTATCTAAAGTGTGATTTTAATCACACTATTTTGCTTGTCAAAAATTGTTCATACTTGAAGTCGTTTACTGGGGGGAATGTTGAACGATTCGTGAACAAGATGCTGTTGTCACAAATTATTCGAATAGTAAGTAGGATAGAAGATAATTATTATAAAACGGATGAAACAACTATTATATGCTATCGAGTTAGTTTGTTAAATAAAAAATGAGCGTATGAAACAATTATTGTTTCATACGCTCATTTTTATTATTGTATCCATTCTCCAACGGTTTGCCCCATCCTCACTTCCGTATCCAGACTTACTGTTGGTGTGAAGTTGGGGTGATTCTCGATGAAAAGAATGACGGTGGAGCCGAAGCTGAAGTAGCCAAAATCTTGCCCTTTGATGCATTCTTTCGAAGAGCTGTTGAGCTGAATACTGTTGACATTTAGCGCCCCGACTTTAACGATGGCTACGTTGCCAAAGGCTGTTGACATTTCTGAGATTAAACGATGGTTTGTTGAGAAGGGGCTCTGGCCAAGGCGTAAACCCAAATTGTTTACGGGATATGACACACCGCCAAGTGCATAGCGTCCTACGATTTTACCGTCAATTGGATAATGAAAATGGTGATAATGACTTGGAGACAGATAGAAAATATAGTAGTAGCCATCCTTATAAGTAGCTGCTTTTTTTTCTGTTCCCATGATGTCATTTAGTCGATATTGATGATTTTTAATGAGAAAAGCTTGGTCGGCATTTATTTTCCCTACTCCACTTAGGACACCATCGACAGGTGAAACAATCGTATTAGACGCGACGTCAACTTGACGACTGCCTTCTTTTAATTGGCGGGTGAAAAGGGCTTGCAAACTATTATAGTGATGAATCGGATGCTCCATTTCAGCTTCGTTGATGCGATAAGTACTAGAGAAAGGTTGGATGAGTGGCTGACTTAATCGGGAAGTTGTTACCGATTTTAATAGGCTAGAAGCAACCGGATTGCCTGTCAGTTCTACAAAGTATTTAAAGAGTGTTTTTTTCATTTTTTATCCCTACCTTAAACTTTCGTAATGCGAATATTGCTGACCATCAATATGGATAGAATAATCATGAGCACAATAAAGAATAGAGGTCCCGTATAAGGAATAAGAAAATAACTTAGCGTCATTAAAACACCTGCTGCTGTAATCGGCACACCGCAAAAAGCTCCGTCAAACTCAGTCGCATTGTAGCGAGCAAGGCGTACTGCCCCAGCTAATATATACATAACTGTAACAATGATACCAAGCCAAGGCGTTGTTTCCAATGCAGTTTGATAAATTAATAATGCCGGTGCCACACCAAACGACACTAAATCGCATAGTGAATCAAGTTCCTTACCAAAAAGTGATTCTGCATCATAATGTCTTGCGACCATTCCATCAAAACGATCAAATAGAGCTGCAAGGAAAATAAATACTAAACTCATATGAGCTAAGTCTTTTAAAATGAGAAGAATGGCGAGAACTCCAAAGCTGAGATTGACTAATGTAATGGTATTCGCTAGCTGTGCTTTAACTTTACTTTTTGTATTATCTAAGCGCTCCAATAAAAACATGGACTTCATCCTAACTATATCAATTTATTTTTTTACGTTTCCCCTTTATTGCCTAATAATATAATAATACCATGATTAGGCTGGAAAAGATTGTACTTCAAGGTGAAGAGTTTTAAGTTTTGATTCATTTTATAGTATTCATAGATGTGGTAAAAATTGAACCTTAATTTTTTGTATGAAAATGTAGTGGTTGTACCATAGTAAGGTGGAACAATATTGATGGTAAGGGAGGTTTTATTGTGGGAAGAAAAGAGAATACACAGAGTACGCCGGCCACGAGGAAAAAAACGGGGAAGATGAAAGAAGAAATTTCTCTTGAGTTAGCTGAATTGGGTAATTTGAATCCGAAACACGAACCAATGACTCCAAATGATCGACAAAAGAGCGAGTCGGAACGAACGTATAAATAGATATTCGATGGGATAGCTGCGGTCTTCGGACAGCAGCTTATTTTTATGAAATGTCCAGGCGCTCTGCGCTTTTCTTAAAACCATAATAATCTCTATACTTCCGTATATAACCTGTTCGTGGGATAATGTATGTAGAATGTGAGGTTGATGACGATGTCATTTCAAAATTATCGATTAAGTAGTGAAATTATACGGGCGCTAGACGGGCTCGGCTATTCGTCCCCAACAGAGGTGCAGGAGAAGGTGTTGCCTGCTGCGCTAGACCGTACCGATTTGGTTGTTAAATCGCAGACGGGAAGTGGAAAGACGGCGGCGTTTGGTATTCCAATTTGTGAAATGGTTAATTGGGATGAAAATAAGCCACAGGCACTTATTTTAACGCCGACACGCGAGCTAGCTGACCAGGTCAAGGAAGATATTACGAATATTGGTCGTTTTAAGCGTGTGAAAGCAGCTGCTGTCTACGGCAAGTCTCCTATCGCTTATCAGAAAGAAGAGTTGAAGCAGAAGTGTCACGTTGTTGTAGGCACACCAGGGCGCGTATTGGACCATATTGAGCGCGGGACGCTGGTGCTTGAGAAAATTGAATATCTTGTATTAGATGAAGCCGATGAAATGTTGAATATGGGCTTTATTGACCAAGTTGAAGCGATTATTAACGCGTTGCCGAAAAATAGAACGACCATGTTGTTTTCTGCTACACTGCCAGAAAAGATAGCGACATTGAGCAGTAAATATATGCAAACTCCCAAAAATATTGAGATTGCGTCAACGGTTACGTTAACGGATCAAATTGACCATTCGTTAATTGTTGTTAGAGAGCAGCAAAAGTTTGATCTGTTACGCGATGTGACGGTTGTTGAAAATCCGGATAGCTGTATTATTTTCTGCCGAACGAAAGATCAGGTGGATGGGGTCACTGAACAGCTTGAGAAGTTCTTTTACACATGCGATAAATTGCATGGTGGCATGCTGCAAGAAGATCGATTTGCGGTGATGGATGCCTTTAAACGAGGAGAGTTCCGTTATTTAGTGGCGACAGATGTCGCAGCACGTGGAATCGATATTGATAGCATTACGCATGTTATTAACTATGATATTCCGCTGGACAATGAAAGTTATGTGCATCGCGTTGGGAGAACGGGACGTGCCGGAAAAAGAGGGAAGGCGATTTCCTTCGTTACACCTCATGAAGATAAATTTTTAGCGGATATTGAAGCCTATATTGGCTTTGAGATTCTACAACGAAATGCACCATCTAAGCAAGCTGTTGAGGCTGGGAAGGATGCATTCATTGAAAAAATGGAGCAATTGCCTAAGTTGAAAAGGGATAAAAGTGAACTTGTGAGTAAAGATATTATGAAGCTGTATTTTAATGGTGGTAAAAAGAAGAAGCTGCGGGCATTTGATTTTGTCGGTACCATTACCAATATCCCAGGCATTACGGGTGAAGATATTGGTATCATTAAAATCCAGGACACGGAGACGTATATTGATATTCTAAACGGCAAAGGCAAGCTCGTGTTAGATGCGATGCGAACGACGACCGTGAAGGGTAAGTTATTGAAAGTGCATAAGGCGAATAAGTGATAATCAATTACGCCTCGGCGTAATTGCGTCCAGATTTTTTCGAGCTTGGGGCCTACAGGGGGGAAGGATTGAACTACATCCTTCCTTGTAGGTCATGCAACGGGGAAGGATTGAATTGCATCCTTCCTTGATGCCGCAGGACGCGGCGAATTTAGGTTGCCTTCTAAGTTCCTTTAAAAATTTGTGACATCCTCCGGAAGATAAAGAAAAGCCAGCTATCCTTCCATTTCAAGTTTGAAATGGAAGGAGGCTGGCTTTTCTGTGTGAGTTTATGAAAAGACAAGTGTGTCCGGTTGAATTACCGGCGAGATCGCGTGATTTACGAGCTAGTTCGTAGAAATCACCCGCGATTCACCAATTACTTTTGCAAAGCGGCATAGCGTTCGCGCATTTTATTCGTAGCAACGACCATATTTTTCAATGCGGCAATTGTTTCTTCATGCTTTCTTGTTTTCAAGCCACAGTCTGGGTTAATCCAAAATTGGTTAGGTTCAAGTACACCAAGGCCTTGTTCGATAACGTCGACCATTTCTTGGACCTCAGGTACACGTGGACTATGGATATCATAGACGCCGAGTCCAATGCCTTTATCGTATGAGAAGTCATTGAAGGCTGAGACGAGATCGCCGTGGCTGCGTGAAGTTTCGATAGAAATAACGTCTGCATCGAGTCCGCTAATGGAATCGATGAAGTCATTGAATTCACAGTAGCACATATGCGTATGGATTTGCGTTGTATCTTGCACAGATGCTGTTGCTAGCCTGAATGCGTTGATAGCCCATTCTAGATAGTCATTCCACTCCGATTTTTTAAGAGGTAGGCCTTCACGTAGAGCAGGCTCGTCCACTTGAATGATGTGGATACCAGCAGCTTCCAATGCTTCAACTTCTTTACGAAGTGCAAGTGCAATCTGATACGTAACTTCTTTACGTGAAATATCATCGCGCACAAACGACCAGTTCAAAATAGTGACAGGCCCTGTCAGCATTCCTTTCATCGGCTTGTCAGTTAAAGATTGAGCATAGACGGATTCTTCCACCGTCATTGGGTCGATGAATGTCACGTCACCATAAATAACTGGTGGTTTAACACAGCGCGAGCCGTAGGAAACAACCCAAGCCTTTTCAGTGAAGACAAAGCCGCCCAATTTCTCTCCGAAATACTCAACCATATCTGTCCGTTCAAATTCCCCGTGAACAAAGACATCTAGGCCGATTTCTTCTTGAATATCAATCCACTGTTTGATTTCATCACGTACGAAGTCACGGTATTGTACATCTGTTGACTCACCTTTGCGCCATTTTGTTCGTGCTCGGCGAACTTCTGGTGTTTGTGGGAAGCTCCCGATTGTTGTTGTTGGTAACAGTGGTAGATTGAATGTTTCACGCTGCTTATCACGTCGTTCTTTAAATGGAGATTTCCGCTTGCTGTCTTGTTCTCCAATGTTTTGCACGGCATTCAGCAAATCAGGGTGATTTCTTGCAGGTAAGTCTGCAAGGTTTTGACGCGCAGTAACACTTTCCGCCACTGCATCAGCAATCGCTTGCTTGCCTTCACGCACACCCTTTACTAGTGTTGTGACCTCTACAAGTTTTTCATCTGCAAAAGCGAGCGCAGCTTTAATCGTTGCATCCAGCTTTTCTTCCGATTGTACGGTTACAGGAACGTGAAGTAGACTGCTAGAAGGTTGTACCCAAATGCGATCTGCTGGCACGAGTTGAGTCAGTGTATCAAGTAAACTAGCTTTTTCTTGTAAATCTGCACGCCAGATATTACGTCCATCAATTAAACCAGCAGCGAGCACTTTATCTGCTGGGAACCCATGTGCTTGCAATTGTTCAAGGTTTTTCTCTACACCTTGTGCAAAGTCAAGGCCAATCCCAGCAACAGGAAGGGCAACAACCTCTTCATAATGCTCAACGGCATCAAAATATGTTTGCAATAGAATGTTGGCATTAGGAGCTTCGACACTCAGTTGTTTGTAAATTTCAGTAACTGTTTGGATGTCTTCTTTCGTGAGAGACGTAGAAAGAATAGGTTCTTCGAGCTGAATCCATTGTGCTCCAGCCTCTGCCAACTCATTAAGAATTCGGCTATACAAAGGAACCAATTGTAAGATAAACGCTGGAATATCCTTTTTGTCATAACCCTTTGATAGTTTTAAAAACGTATACGGTCCGATTAAGACAGGCTTACCGTCAATGCCCAATTTTTCTTTCGCCTCGAGATAGGCAGTAAGGGGTTTGTTCTCTGTTAATACAAGTTTTTTCTTGCTATATTCAGGAACGATGTAATGGTAGTTGGCGTTGAACCATTTGGTCATTTCTGACGCAACAGCTCCATCATTACCACGTGCAATCGAGAAATATGTTGCAAGTGATACATCACCGCCAGACCAGTTAAAGCGTTCAGGAATCATGCCAAACATCACAGCTGTATCGAGCATCCTATCGTACAAAGTGAAATCACCGACAGGAATAAGGTCAATTCCCGCATCTTTCTGCTTTTGAAGACGCTCTAGACGAAGTTTTTCAATTTCTTCGAGGAATAGATTATCCTCCAATTTCCCAGCCCAAAAAGCTTCGAGCGCTTTTTTCCATTCTCTGTTGCCCCCGATATACGGGTATCCGATCGTACTGCTGACAATTGACAAATCATTTCGTCTCCTCTTTTTGTGAAGTAATGAAGTGTTTTTGATTTTTATCAATTATGCCTCGGTGTAATTTATGTCAAGATTTTGAATTATGCGAGCGTAATTAACTCCTTTCAAAATCTGTGACATTCGCCGGAGGCTTTTATCTTTGTTCAGCAGCGTTAGAACAGCCATTGAAAAAAGGTAAAACCGCATTAATCCTCCCAACTATAGAGGGGGAGTCTTCTGCTGAATAAAGATAAAAAAAACACTTCTAACGAAGGTTAGAAATGTTTACGCGAAAAAATAAAATAGATGCGTTGTCATCCTAACACTCCCTATCGACCGTAGGGTAGAGCGTTGCAAAAAGAGGCAGTTATCTGGCTTCAGCAAAGTTGCTGTTACAGTGGCGGGACCGCGCCGGATTATCGTTTCACCGGCTTCACTTTTAAGATCTGGCAAAGGGACAGATTACCAGACCACCTATTTCTATTGCTTTACTATATGATTGTCGATGTGTTCAAAGCTACCATGTATCTATTATTCTGTCAAACAGAACATTGTGAAGCTTTGGGAGCTAGGATTGAAAAAATACGCTAGGAGAGTACTACAACCCCTTTGCGGATTTTTTCGTTTTTGAATGTTTAACAATCGTCGAAAAGTGCAATAGGATAAGAATGGTTACCGCACCTGCCATATCGAGCATGACATCTTGGGAGGAGGCTGTTCGACCAGCTGTTAAGGACTGATGGACTTCATCGGCGATAGCTACAAGTAGTGTAAGGAAGGCAGCCACCACTTTACGGAAGCGCCACTTTGGCAGGACAGCGTAAATCATGATGGCAATCAAACTAAAAGTGAAAAAGTGTGCGCTTTTTCGAATTAAGAACTCAACGAATTCGTAATACCCGCGTTCTGCAATAGAAACTTTGATGCCCCAGTAAGGAATTTCTAACATTGCTAATAAAGATTCCAAGGGCTTTCCTGGCAACCATTTTTCAAGCTCTGGCACAAGGGATTGCTGCTCATAGGTCTGTCCCGATGACATAAACAACATAGTAAGAACGATTAAAAGAACAATTATGTTTCTAACTTGTGTCAGTAGAAATCCCCCATTTCTATAAGTGCCAGTTTGAATGTAGAGTAGTTGATTTAATTCAGTTTGGGTTCAAATCCTGCCGAATCAAGTTATCCTCGGGAGGATGTCGCAAATTTTGAAAGGAATAAATTTGGATGTAACTACGCCGTGGCGGAATCGATAATAAAAACCCTAACATACGAACTTTAGTGATGGCAACAATGAAGGTGACAGAAGAGTATTTACATTAGATTGCTTACCGAATGTAAACGCTTTATTGTTAGTGTTAATAACAAATTTGTATCACATTACTGGGGAGAAGGGAGCTAACAAGTATGACGAACGAACAACAAAATTCTGGTTTCAAAGTCAAGGTTCAGCGTTTCGGAAGTTTTTTAAGCGGCATGATCATGCCGAATATCGGTGCATTTATCGCTTGGGGAATTATTACAGCATTATTTATTCCAACGGGTTGGAGACCTAACGCAGATTTCGAACAACTAGTAGGACCGATGATCAATTACTTACTACCAATTTTAATTGGGTTTACAGGTGGACGTCTTATCTATGATATCCGTGGAGGAGTCGTTGGTGCAATCGTCACAATGGGGGTTATTGTTGGGGCGGATATTCCAATGTTCCTCGGCGCAATGATTGTAGGACCTTTAGGTGGATGGTCCATTAAGCAATTCGATAAATTAGTAGAAGGAAAAATAAAGTCAGGCTTTGAAATGCTAGTCAATAACTTTTCATCAGGAATTATTGGATTCCTTCTAGCACTGGCTGCTTTTAAAGGCATTGGCCCAGTAGTAGAGGCGTTGAATAAAGCGCTTGGGGCAGGTGTTCAAGCGATTGTCGATGCGAATTTATTACCGTTTGCTAGTATATTGGTTGAGCCAGCAAAAGTATTATTTTTAAATAATGCCATTAACCATGGTGTGTTAGGTCCGCTGGGGCTTGAGCAAGCTGCACAAACAGGTAAATCGATTCTCTTTCTATTAGAGGCTAATCCAGGACCTGGTTTTGGGATATTGCTTGCTTATATGATTTTTGGTAAAGGGATGGCGAAGCAAACGGCATCAGGGGCAGGAATCATTCATTTCCTCGGAGGGATTCATGAAATTTACTTCCCGTACATTTTAATGAGACCATTGCTATTGGTTGCTGCCATTGCAGGAGGCGCTACGGGCGTATTCACACTTCAATTATTGGGAGGCGGCTTGGTTGCCACGGCATCGCCAGGTAGTATTTTTGCCATCCTTTTGATGACACCAAAAGGTGGTTATGTAGCTGTTATCGCAGGTGTATTCTTTGCAACAGTTGTGTCATTCATCATAGCATCGATTATCTTAAAAACAGGCAAGCAAACTGAAGAAGATGATTTATTGAAAGCGACAGAAAAAACATCCGCGTTAAAAGGGAAAGAAAGCCGAGCGGCAGACTTTATGCAACAAGCGGTTGCTAAGGAAGTATCGCTTGCAAATGTCAAAGGAGTTATTTTTGCCTGTGATGCGGGGATGGGTTCTAGTGCTATGGGTGCAGGGATTTTACGCAATAAATTCAAGAAAGCTGGCGTTGATGTGGCCGTTACAAATATGGCAATTGCTAATTTACCGGCGGATGCGGAAGTCGTCATTACCCATAAAGATTTAACAGATCGGGCGCAAGAAAAAGCACCAAATGCTTATCATATTTCAGTGGAAAACTTCTTAAATAGCCCAAGATATGAGGAGCTACTTGAAGAGTTGAAACAATCATAAGGAATAGCAGAACTCGGCCTATTTATGGGCTGAGTTTTGCTGATGGAAGGAAAATGCAGCGTTAATGGGGTGTTTACGATGTATATTTCAGCGCGTGAAAAGGCAATCATTGAGGTATTGATTGACAGGCAGGAAGAAGTGACCATTAAAGAGTTATCGAAGGAAATCGATGTGAGTTCTCGCACGATTCATCGTGATTTGGATAGAATTGAAGAGCTTTTACAGAACTATCAATTGAAGCTGTTGCGAAAAGCTGGGGTTGGCATTCAGATAATAGGCGCAAACCAACATAAAGAGGATTTAAAGAGAGAGCTAAATGTATTTACTTTTCGTGAATATACGTTAGATGAAAGGCAAACGATGATTCTTTGTATATTGTTCGAATCGTCTGAGCCCGTGAAACTTTTTGCACTGGCCAATGAATTGCGTGTCACCATTGCAACAATCAGTGCAGATTTACTGAAGCTGGAGGAGCAATTGAAACCATTTAAATTGTCCATTGTGAAACGCAGGGGCTATGGGATTGAAATAAGTGGATCAGAAAAAGCGAAGCGAAGGGCCATGAGCTATACGATTGCTAAAACGTTAAAGGAAGATGAGTTTTTGTCGCTCATTAAAGAGCGCATCGAGAAAAGTTCTGTCAGTCAGGAGCATTCTATTTCAGAGCGATTATTGCATCTTGTTGATCGGGAAAAGTTATTAATTATCGAGCATGTGATGCAGGACTTGCAACGGGTTCTGCCCTTTCCAATTACAGATAGTGCGTATGTTGGCTTGCTGGTGCATCTGGCATTGGCCATTGAACGTATCCTGCTAGGCGAAAATATTGAAATGGATCAACAGTATTTAGAGCAGTTAAAGCTAGAACCGGAATTTACTATCGCACGAGAAATTATTGATAAGATGGCGGCACGTTTTGAA comes from Sporosarcina sp. FSL K6-3457 and encodes:
- a CDS encoding PTS mannitol transporter subunit IICB, with the translated sequence MTNEQQNSGFKVKVQRFGSFLSGMIMPNIGAFIAWGIITALFIPTGWRPNADFEQLVGPMINYLLPILIGFTGGRLIYDIRGGVVGAIVTMGVIVGADIPMFLGAMIVGPLGGWSIKQFDKLVEGKIKSGFEMLVNNFSSGIIGFLLALAAFKGIGPVVEALNKALGAGVQAIVDANLLPFASILVEPAKVLFLNNAINHGVLGPLGLEQAAQTGKSILFLLEANPGPGFGILLAYMIFGKGMAKQTASGAGIIHFLGGIHEIYFPYILMRPLLLVAAIAGGATGVFTLQLLGGGLVATASPGSIFAILLMTPKGGYVAVIAGVFFATVVSFIIASIILKTGKQTEEDDLLKATEKTSALKGKESRAADFMQQAVAKEVSLANVKGVIFACDAGMGSSAMGAGILRNKFKKAGVDVAVTNMAIANLPADAEVVITHKDLTDRAQEKAPNAYHISVENFLNSPRYEELLEELKQS